In the Coriobacteriia bacterium genome, one interval contains:
- a CDS encoding PP2C family protein-serine/threonine phosphatase, translating into QQSILPDELPEYLEIEAASVYQPAGADAEIGGDYYDLFRAPDDSIWFAIADVCGKGVTAATKTSMIKYSVRAFVAAGMSPATVLREVNRFVADSGGASDIVTLWAGRLTPETGELTYASGGHPPGVVRHMDGSFEKASPTGPLLGALADVVYGEETLQLGEGDVILLYTDGVTEARSDKLFFGEDRVQEALAQGGSAEEIVRRLLTLVRRWVHGELRDDVAVLAIALRPRHGEHG; encoded by the coding sequence GCAGCAAAGCATCCTGCCCGACGAGCTGCCGGAGTACCTGGAGATCGAAGCTGCGAGTGTGTATCAACCCGCGGGCGCCGACGCTGAGATCGGCGGCGACTACTACGATCTGTTCCGCGCTCCAGACGACTCGATCTGGTTCGCGATTGCCGATGTGTGTGGCAAGGGAGTCACTGCCGCGACCAAGACCTCGATGATCAAGTATTCCGTTCGTGCGTTTGTCGCGGCCGGCATGTCCCCCGCGACCGTGTTGCGCGAAGTGAACCGGTTCGTGGCGGACTCCGGTGGTGCCAGCGACATCGTGACGCTGTGGGCGGGGAGGCTTACGCCGGAAACGGGAGAGCTCACCTATGCCAGCGGTGGCCACCCGCCGGGAGTCGTTAGACACATGGACGGTTCGTTCGAGAAGGCGAGCCCCACAGGACCGCTGCTAGGCGCGCTCGCTGACGTGGTGTATGGGGAAGAAACCCTTCAGCTCGGCGAAGGCGACGTGATTCTGCTCTACACGGACGGAGTCACCGAGGCGCGAAGCGACAAGCTGTTCTTTGGCGAGGACCGAGTGCAGGAGGCGCTGGCGCAGGGTGGGAGTGCCGAGGAGATCGTCAGGCGGCTGCTTACGCTGGTTCGTCGCTGGGTGCACGGGGAGTTGCGAGACGACGTGGCCGTGTTGGCGATTGCGTTGCGGCCGAGACACGGCGAACATGGATAA
- a CDS encoding anti-sigma factor antagonist (This anti-anti-sigma factor, or anti-sigma factor antagonist, belongs to a family that includes characterized members SpoIIAA, RsbV, RsfA, and RsfB.), whose protein sequence is MSTFEISHAVDARACVARLFGDVDTAVVPELREELASAIESGCTNLILDLTHVTYADSSALGLLVWLDHKLLPNDGRVMLAGANTDVSRILELSGLARLATSISVSTDVETALAGLEMSQVPAKALWRREICIPADVNRLAGVRDEVAELVAPLGFAESAIFDIKVALGEALANAVRHGAPADDGRVCVEVIAFDDRVVLEVADNGAGFDGVHFASDDLYASSGRGIMFMRALMDRVEFEPASGGGTLVRLVKHHRPGTL, encoded by the coding sequence ATGTCTACTTTCGAGATATCGCACGCAGTCGACGCCCGCGCTTGCGTGGCGCGGTTGTTTGGCGATGTCGATACCGCAGTGGTGCCGGAGCTGCGCGAAGAGCTGGCCTCGGCGATCGAGAGTGGCTGCACGAACCTCATCCTCGACCTCACGCACGTCACCTACGCGGACAGCTCGGCGCTTGGGCTGCTCGTCTGGCTCGACCACAAGCTGCTGCCCAACGACGGGCGGGTGATGCTCGCGGGCGCGAACACGGACGTCTCGCGAATTCTGGAACTCTCGGGGCTTGCTCGGCTTGCCACCTCGATCTCCGTCAGCACCGATGTAGAGACGGCGCTCGCAGGGCTCGAGATGAGCCAGGTGCCCGCCAAGGCGCTTTGGCGCCGCGAGATCTGCATCCCCGCGGACGTGAACCGTCTCGCAGGCGTGCGCGACGAAGTCGCCGAGTTGGTCGCACCACTCGGTTTCGCCGAGTCAGCGATATTCGACATCAAGGTCGCTCTCGGCGAGGCCCTCGCCAACGCGGTGCGCCACGGCGCGCCCGCCGACGACGGTCGTGTGTGTGTCGAAGTCATAGCGTTCGACGACCGGGTCGTACTCGAGGTCGCCGACAACGGCGCAGGCTTCGACGGCGTCCACTTCGCGAGCGACGACCTGTACGCGTCGAGCGGTCGCGGCATCATGTTCATGCGAGCGCTCATGGATCGGGTCGAGTTCGAG